One Rissa tridactyla isolate bRisTri1 chromosome 1, bRisTri1.patW.cur.20221130, whole genome shotgun sequence DNA segment encodes these proteins:
- the NDUFA5 gene encoding NADH dehydrogenase [ubiquinone] 1 alpha subcomplex subunit 5, whose amino-acid sequence MAGALRKTTGLVGLAVAENPHERLRILYTKILGVLQTIPKDAAYRKYTEQIVNQRFNLVQTETDVQKLQDKLNSGHIEEVIVQAENELSLARKMIQWKPWEPLVEEPPSDQWRWPI is encoded by the exons ATGGCGGGGGCGCTCAGGAAG ACCACTGGACTTGTAGGATTGGCCGTAGCTGAAAACCCTCATGAG CGCCTGCGAATACTATACACAAAAATCCTTGGTGTCCTGCAGACCATTCCCAAAGATGCAGCATATAGAAAATACACTGAGCAGATTGTGAATCAGCGATTTAATTTGGTGCAAACG GAGACTGATGTGCAAAAACTACAGGACAAACTGAATAGCGGTCACATAGAAGAAGTCATTGTACAG GCTGAAAATGAGCTTTCCCTGGCAAGAAAAATGATACAGTGGAAACCATGGGAGCCTCTAGTTGAAGAACCTCCTTCTGACCAGTGGAGATGGCCGATATAA
- the ASB15 gene encoding ankyrin repeat and SOCS box protein 15, giving the protein MDEREDLVEDLLTEYAIQLSIQESNGAKPPVSSSYNDSFVPPSEENRKIVTSIKQGHVFGLQELVKQKYALDEADERGWFPLHEAAAQPIQQILEIILDASYKTMWEYKTCDGETPLTLAAKAGFVENVRTLLEKGVWPNTTNDKGETPLLIAIRRGSFEMASTLIKHNCSIHQPCVKRWSAMHEAAKQGRKDIVALLLKNGGNVNLKDGYGVTPLGVAAEYGHCDVLEHLIHKGGDVQALADDGASILFEAAGGGNPDCIALLLEYGGSGNVPNRAGLLPIHKAAYEGHYLSLKYLIPVTSQTAIQKSGLSPVHSAADGQNSQCLELLIENGFDVNTLLAEHISNSYDDERKTALYFAVSNNDILCTEILLKAGANPNKDPLNCLLVAVRAGNHEIVRLLLSYGANVNCYFMLVNDTHFPSAIQYALNDEVMLRLLLNHGYNVQMCFDCVHQDIFGNSFVWSTPEDEILPGWTSSVIKDNPFCDFIAVPWLKHLAGKVVRVFIDYMDYVPLCTKIKLVLETQKEWTEIRQILDNPRPLKHLCRLKIRKVLGLRRLQKLSSMKKFPLPPVLKNYILYREYDLYGQGIQLE; this is encoded by the exons ATGGATGAAAGAGAAGATTTGGTTGAAGATCTGCTCACTGAGTATGCCATACAGCTTAGCATTCAAGAATCAAATGGGGCCAAACCACCAGTGTCTTCCAGCTATAATGACAG TTTTGTACCGCCTAGTGAGGAAAATAGGAAAATTGTAACATCCATAAAGCAAG GTCATGTATTTGGGCTCCAAGAACTTGTGAAACAGAAATATGCTTTGGATGAAGCTGATGAAAGAGGGTGGTTTCCACTGCATGAGGCTGCAGCTCAGCCAATTCAGCAAATACTTGAAATCATTTTAGATG CATCTTATAAAACAATGTGGGAATATAAAACATGCGATGGAGAAACGCCATTAACTTTGGCAGCAAAAGCTGGCTTTGTGGAAAATGTACGAACGTTATTGGAAAAGGGTGTTTGGCCCAATaccacaaatgacaaaggagaaacTCCACTTCTCATTG CTATAAGAAGGGGCTCCTTTGAAATGGCATCCACGCTGATTAAACACAACTGTAGTATCCACCAGCCTTGTGTAAAACGTTGGTCAGCAATGCATGAAGCTGCAAAACAGGGACGCAAAGACATTGTTGCTCTTCTTCTGAAGAATGGTGGAAATGTGAACCTTAAGGATGGATATGGAGTAACGCCATTAGGTGTTGCTGCCGAGTATGGTCACTGCGATGTGCTGGAGCATCTTATTCATAAAG GTGGAGATGTCCAGGCCTTAGCAGATGATGGTGCATCGATACTGTTTGAAGCAGCCGGAGGAGGTAATCCAGACTGCATAGCCCTTCTTTTGGAATACGGAGGAAGTGGCAATGTGCCTAATAGGGCAGGACTGCTTCCCATACACAAAGCGGCTTATGAGGGGCATTACCT GTCCCTGAAATATCTCATTCCGGTCACATCCCAAACTGCAATCCAGAAAAGCGGGTTAAGCCCTGTTCACTCAGCAGCAGATGGCCAGAACTCACAGTGTCTCGAGCTCCTCATTGAAAATGGGTTTGATGTCAATACTCTCTTGGCTGAACACATTTCGAATAGTTACGATGACGAAAGGAAAACCGcactttattttgctgtttctaaCAATGACATTCTTTGCACGGAAATAttgctcaaagcaggggcaaATCCAAACAAGGATCCTTTAAACTGTCTTCTTGTGGCAGTGAGGGCTGGCAACCACGAAATTGTAAGGTTGCTCCTATCTTACGGAGCAAACGTCAATTGCTACTTTATGTTGGTTAATGATACGCATTTCCCCAGTGCCATTCAGTATGCTTTGAATGATGAGGTGATGCTGAGGCTGTTGCTCAATCACGGGTATAATGTGCAGATGTGTTTTGACTGTGTGCATCAAGATATCTTTGGAAATTCTTTTGTGTGGTCAACTCCAGAGGATGAGATTCTCCCCGGGTGGACTTCTTCTGTAATAAAGGATAATCCA TTCTGTGACTTTATTGCTGTTCCTTGGTTGAAACATTTAGCAGGAAAAGTGGTTCGTGTTTTTATAGATTACATGGATTATGTTCCTCTATGCACAAAAATTAAGTTGGtcttagaaacacagaaagaatgGACAGAGATACGTCAGATATTGG ATAATCCTCGCCCATTGAAACATCTGTGTCGTCTGAAAATACGTAAAGTCTTGGGGCTAAGGAGACTCCAGAAACTGTCATCCATGAAGAAATTTCCACTTCCACCAGTTCTCAAGAACTATATCCTATATAGAGAATATGATCTGTATGGACAAGGGATACAGTTAGAATAG